tgctgaaTCCCTCTGTAAGACGtttaacatttttttacttttcagagtCAGCCAAATTTCTTATTTTTGTCCATTTTGCCTGAGGGTAACAAGCTGtctaataattatgcacaccttGCTAATTACacaaatgcacatcacctgatATTCTTCAATCCAATAGCATTCAGGTTTATACAGGTGGGAGTTGGAAAATATGCAAAAAATTAATATGATCAAAATACTGTGTTGCCTAATAACGTAATTGTGCATACAGATTAGGGGTGACAGAAGTTAAAAAGTGGGTTTTTTTTTGTACTGTGGCCTACAGTACCATTTGGACCAGATTGGACACTCCAGTTTATGTagtttccttgttcttattggaatatGCTTTGGTGGCAGAATTATCTCCCGGCACCATctaccccagagcctggaagagatcacttatataaagtgataaaagatgatgtaTCAACAAACAAagctgatatgagacatacaggtaggactTTTCTCAGCAGTCTTTAACCTGTATGCCCAGATTAATTTTTTCAGAtacgtcaaatgtggtgacagattccttgtAAATGAATAGGACAGATGTTTGACAAGTAAGCAAGCTGACAGATATCTGGCCATCTTCCATGCTGAAATAAGCAGGGTCGGATTACCCTATTGTAGAAGCATTTCAGCCACCCATAATTCTACAATTATATTTCTGTCTGTTAAGTGTGTGTGCTTCCTGTAATATTAAACTTTTGGCTACTTTGCCGATCAACCATTTTTCTGGATGCTTTGATTGCttagttaggctaagttcacattcgcGTATATGTGCGcagtgtatcatctgcatgcacaaacgcatgccaaaatgtgAATGCACgtgcatgcatttgtatgcgtttttgcctgcgtttaCATTGTTTATGCTCAtgcattcgatatttccaggagggcgtgtctcaatgggtgtgtctcaaaacagttcctggacatgcgcagtccgaagtacgcaagcgcatcgagtGCATGTGTATGCGTGTCCTTGCATACGCATGTGTTCCCATAGAGAGTACTGCATTTTTTTATGCACTCATCcacatgcgcatgcctgcgcatatttgacggatctttgacgcctccaaaaatgcaaGATGTTGCTTTCACCGCACCCGCCGCACACCGTGAAACGACGGATGGGTATGCAAAAGCatgcgaacgcaagcaaacgcatgtccatgcgtacaccatgttaaatatatgtgcGCATGAAGCATGTGGATCTGTGCGGATCAAACGCTGCTCAcaaagatgcaaatgtgaaaccagccttaatagtGCTTAATTCTGCATGAATGATAGTTTGTAGAATTACTCCGTACACAAAAGAATGTTGTACTGATGATTCAATACACAATAAATAGTACGgtgaccattattattattattattatttattgttatagcgccatttgttccatggcgctttacatgtgaggaggggtatacataatgaaaacaagtacaataatcttaaacaatacaagtcataactggtacaggaggaatgaggaccctgcccgcgaaggctcacaatctacaagggatgggtgagaatacagtaggtgagggtagagatggtcatgcagcggtttggtcgatcggtggtaactgcaggttgtaggcttgtctgaagaggtgggtcttcaggttctttttgaaggtttcgatggtaggcgagagtctgatgtgttgtggtagagggttccagagtagaggtgatacgcgagagaaatcttgtatacgattgtgggaagaggagataagaggggagtagagtaggagatcttgtgaggatcggaggttgcgggtaggtaagtaccgggagacgaggtcacagatgtatggaggagacaggttgtggatggctttgtacgtcatggttagggttttgtagtggagtctctgggcaatggggagccagtgaagggattgacagaggggagaggccggggaatagcggggggacaggtggattagtcgggcagcagagtttagaatagattggaggggtgcgagagtgttagaggggaggccacagagcaggaggttgcagtagtcaaggcgagagatgatgagggcatggactagggtttttgcagattcatggttgaggaatgaacggattcgtgaaatatttttgagttgaagtcggcaggaagtggaaagggcttggatatgtggtttgaaggagagatcagtgtcaaggattaccccgaggcagcgagcttgtgggactggggagagtgggcagccatttactgaaatggataggttcgttgggggttcgcgtgagatgggggaaagatgatgaattctgttttgtccatgttaagtttcagaaatctagcggagaagaaggatgaaatagtggacagacattgagggattctggttagaagggaggcaatatctggtccagagatgtagatctgtgtgtcgtcagcatagaggtgatactgaaagccatgagattctatgagctgtcccaggccaaaggtgtaaatggagaagagcaagggcccaaggactgaaccttgtgggactccgacagatagggggcgaggtgaggaggtggtgtgtgagtgggagacgctgaatgtccggtctgttaggtatgatgagatccaggatagggccaagtctgcgatgcaaagggatgagagggtttgtaataatagggaatgttccactgtgtcaaaggcagccgacaggtcgaggaggaggaggacagagtagtgtcgcttgctcttggcggttaagaggtcattggtgactttagttagggcagtttcagtggaatggtgtgaccggaagccagattgtaggcggtcaaagagggagcaagaagagagatgggaggacagttcaaggtagacgtgttgttccagtagttttgaggcataggggagaagtgatatagggcgatagctagatacagaggatgggtcaagagagggctttttgaggataggtgtgatggaggcatgtttaaagcttgaggggaaaacaccagttgttagtgataggttgaagagatgggttagggttgggatgaagactgtggtgaggtttgggatgaggtgggatgggagtgggtcaagtgcacaggtggtgagatgtgatcttgagagtagagtggagagttgatcttctgtaatggtggagaagttggttttggaggtggagggctgggaagtcgggaggaagggctctgggggttgttgaccaaaactgtctctaatgctatcaatcttctgcttgaaaaatgaggcaaagtcttcagcagagataagtggggagggaggaggtgctgggggacggaggagagaattgaaggtgttgaataactatttagggttgtgagaaagggaggatatgagagatgagaagtaggtttgtttagctgtggcgagtgtggtcttgaaagtagtgagggactgtttgaatgcgatgaagtgctcgttagagtgggatcttttccatctgcgctcagcagccctggaagctcgcctcagttctttggtcaggctggtgtgccagggctgtctgttgattttgcgagctttggtatgtgtaagtggggcagcagattccaaagctacagctattgtggtgttatatagagcagcagcgtcatccgcattgtgtatggaacttatgcttgtgagggggaggagggattcagagaatgaatgtaggtcaagatgtttaagatttctgcgagggtgtgaaagtttgtggggtggggattgtagacatggagtggagagagatgagaatgtgagaaagttgtggtcagagagtggaagaggtgagttagagaggttagatagagagcagaggcgggtgaagatgaggtccagtgtgtgaccgtctttgtgagtggctgcagaagaccattgagtgaggccgaaggaggaagtgagagatagaagtttagtggcagctgagagggaagtgtcaatgggtatgttgaagtcgcccatgatagtggggatgtccgcagaaaggaagtgaagtagccaggtggtgaagtggtcaaagaagggggggcggtaaatgacagccagttggaggttggtgggggaatagatgcgcatagagtgcacctcaaaggaagggagggtaacagagggtggcagtgggattggggtgaaggagcagttatctgacaggagaaaaccaactcctccgccatgtttgctgctggggcggggtgtgtgggaaaggtggaagccaccgtaagagagtgcagcaggggagactgagtcagaaggggtgagccaggtttcggtgatggcaaggaaggaaagtttggtagtaacaaagagatcatggatgtaggagagcttgttgcagacagagcgggcgttccacagagctcctgttagtgggactggggaggcgggggctgggcaaatgggtataaggttagagaggttacggaagtttgtgctagagcgtggatgggaggtagaaatgattgtgggaatatggtgaggaggaccaggatttggagagatatcaccagcagtaagaaggagcagagaaagtgttagcaggtgggagaaggagagggcatgagggggctgtctgtgcttggagacataggattgtatgttaaggaacagtttggaggaggaggtgaggtgaatggggaggattgaagaggagatgaatagttccttacttggtgtagggatcaggggagttagcagaaagtgagggattataggggtgaaagtgacaacaaacagaaacattgtttacagtgactggccagttaccttcaagggaacctgtcaccctgaaaatcgcgggtgaggtaggcccaccggcatcaggggcttatctgcagcattctgtaatgctgtagataagcccccgatgttacctgaaaaaggagaaaaagacgttatattatactcacccaggggcggtcccgctgctggtcaggtcggatgggtgtctccggtcagccgcaacgcctcccatcttcattacaagacgtcctcttctgatcttcagccacggctccggcacaggcgtactttgctctgccctcttgagggcagaggatagtattgcagtgcgcaggcgccggaaaggtcagaggccctcaacggggcagagcaaagtacgcctgcgccggagccgtggctgaagctcagaagaggacgtcttgtaatgaagatgggaggcgccgcagcggaccagagacgcccatccgacctgaccagcagcgggaccgcccctgggtgagtataatataacgtctttttctcctttttcatgtaacatcgggggcctatctacagcatttcagaatgctgcagataagcccctgatgccggtgggcttacctcacccgcgattttcggggtgataggttccctttcagttcccttcaggttcaattcaggttttaattctactgtaatccacacttctaggacacacttctaagggatcacacagcagacttaagtcattgcagacttttgctatgcaatatatggaaaactaagtgcgttcaggtgtgaagcagaggggagagatctctgctcatcttggtcagagaattaagagtggaccagatgcatacaatcaggcctgcgtaaacaaggtcataaataacacagggtaagctggggttagctgaaaagcataccatgagaatgctaggagcagaggaaagtctgtgtggaaagctgggtgatgtaattatgtgcacttcatagacagcagcagagctggctggataaacatacctgttggaagaatagagatgcttgttagagtgcgatggtggcaggtagcagggcacagtctgtatacatctttcaggttttaattctactgtaatccacacttttaaggacacacttctaagggatcacgctGCAGACTGGAAATCTGCATTAAACATTATGAAATCTAAGCATAGAAGAGGTGGTTACCATGAAGTAATATGGGCTTACAGCTTCAGACACCATTAGCACATATTCACATAACAAGAATAGTTTTGCCTTTTTCCATTAATGTTCAGGTATATGGGAAGTATAATATGGAAAAAAGGCACATTAAAATGTTTTCTTACATTTGCCTGTTATTTCTTTAATTATTTTAGAATAACTTAATACATTCTTTGTTTTCAAGTATATTCTTAACTGGgcagtacagtggctcagtggatagcactgcagccttgcagctctgggggtcctgggtacaaatcccaccaaggacaacatctgcaaggagtttgtatgatctccccgtttttgcgtgggtttcctccggggtctccgatttcttcccacattccaaagacatactgatagggaatctagattgtgagccactTTGGGTACAGCGGTGATAATGtttataaaacgctgcggaatacgttggcgctatataaataaagagaataTTATTATTAAATTAGCCTGAATAACTAGAATGTCATCTATTTATTTTCTTAGGGCAGAGCTGTGCCCATTGGAATCGTTATTCCCCAGCAATGAGCACTTGTGAACAGTGGACTAAAGATCTTGCAGAAGAAAGACAAGCTTATGAACATTTTAATATCAGCATGTTAGGAAAAATGCCTTCACCAAGAAATGAGAAGGGTACCATTTTGTTATGTTTTGTCATTTCATTCTTCTTAACATTCGTTCTCTTAGATCCCATTTTTGTCTACATACAGGCACCACGGCCGAACCTTCGCTCTACTTTCAGTCGGTTCTCATTAGAATTGATGATATGGATTTTCATCAGGTAAGAAAACAGAAGAAGGTAGTTATAAGAATTTGTATCTCATTAAATCATTCCACTCATAGTCTAATATAGGCTACGTGGGAGTAGTGTGTTAGTCTTCTATCACAAAACGCCAGAACCTACTTTTGGCTTGTTTCCCTAGGTTAGCCATCCATACGCCTCCATGTACCTGAGACATATACATCACAGTATATGAAGCTAATGTTTGACTTAATTCAGTAGGCATATACACTGGAATACATTTGCATTCTTTCAAGTGAGGTACACTTTGGAGGATCCTTCTGAAATATACCTTTGACCTGAGCGCCGACCTGATGTAAACAGATCCTTACTGTCCATTGTGCTTTATGAACACAGCATATATATTGTATATCTAAGAATAATAATTCTGCATCAATGTCCCATCTTGCTTGCCCAAAGATTTTATAACAATTGGTATCATTGTGGACTAGTGGGTTTGCTAGATCAACagcaagggatttttttttttctctttttttataggTGTCCTCATCTGGACAGACTCCTCCAAAACCACCTCTTCTTTCATGCCATCATATTCCGAGTGCTGCTTCTGCTGTCCATCTTCAGTACATCGAGTATTACTGTTTTCCAGGAGAATGTCTTCCAGGTAATTTGCTAATAGTTAATGCAATGCATGGATTTTTTAGTTTCTGTTGTTTAATATTTATAGGTCTTTGTGGAGCTTCACTCCTTTTCTGATCTAAGTCATCCTCTTTTCTGCAGTGCCTCCTCCTGCTCTCTATATACAGCTCCATGGTTTGCTTCTATACCTTGCCACCCAATCAATTTTGTGGTTGAATGTCTTCATGGTAGATTTGTCTCATCACCTACAGCAAATAGCAGATGTGAGTTACATAGTCAATGAAGGAGCAAAAGACAATAGAAATGTGCGTCTAGATGGATTCAACCTTAAGGTGTGTCATGATATGGTGTTTGATGAGAGATGATTTTGTAGCCTTTTTTCTgctcttatttatttatttccttCTCTATCTTTCCTTCTTACAGCTTGGTTTCCCTGTGACACATTCTGCCTACAGTCCACCTGACCGACCGTCTTCCATTTTGGCACATCTCTCCTCAGTTACCCTCACAAACACACGTCAGGCTCCAGGTTCAAATCTAGATCTTCTACAAAGCATCTTTCGATCCTTTGCAGCACATGAGGATTTTCATTGCCCTCCAGGGCCCCTTCATCcagtatttttttcccatttatatCCTTCTTCTGACCCTCCACCAGCACCTTTGTGGACCTTACACAGCCCTGGTTTGTCTATATATTTTGAGGGAGTGATTTCTAAACATGAAATACTTTTACATCATATGCCATTTACAGCGTTGGCTTGCCTTTTACTCCCTGAACTAGAGCTGCATGTCATGATCAATGTGGACGATATAATACGGCTGCAATTGAATCACTACCATTACCTAACCTTGTTACGTTTCCAGGAGCAGTTGCAGGCTTTATTGGAAGGCTTAAAGCAAACAGTAAATTCACAGTCAGACTTTTTAATACAGGCATCTTCTTGCTACTGTGTCAAAATATGCGTTGGCATGCAAATACCAGTTGTCGCAATTTCTCTTTTACTCCCTGCCTCAATCTCCCCTGTATCCCCCAAGCAACCAGTGGACTCTGAAAGGAGTAGCCTTGTAGGGTCTGAACTGGCAGATGGAGACATATCTGGTGAAAAGGATTCAGACAAGAGACACCTAAGAAACAAAAGGGGGATAGTAGATCTGTTTCTTGGTCCAGAGCTAGGAGAAGACCCTCAGGAGGTATTGAATGTGCAGAAAGAAAATGCTTCCCAACTCCATCAACAGAACAATAAAGATCTGACAAAGGACAGTCTGCCCAGGAATGTTCTAGCTAATGATGCTATGCAGACAAAGGAACTTTCTATAGACCTTTTTTTGGGGAAAGAGTTTGCACGTGATGCTTTGCTAAACACACTGGATCTGACTCGGGAGACTTTTAGCCTTGGGAAGGAACGAATGCAGCACTTTCTGAGTGATACAAAACATAAGTGTGTGATACTTAACCTAAATCTATTTCACTGGTTTTCATGTTTTTGGTATTTTTCtcaatttgtttttttacatttcccTAGTATCATCACATTGATTCCTTTTTCTGTTTTACTAACAGTAGTTTCCTTTTACTTTCTACTCTAATACTCTACTCCGTATTTACTATCTATAATCTTTTACTACCTTATTTTCacaatatatattatctatctatttttgcAGAAATACTGATGTCCTACACAATCGGACATGCTCACCTCTTTCCCGTGCACAGTCTTTGGATACTGTGTCTATGGATGGTCTGGATATGTTGTCTCTGGACAGTGAAACTACTGAAAACTTCATATTGAAATTAGATGAAGGCAAGTTGTTAacttgattatttatttattttttttattttgttttcactTGAGAGAAGCTCTGTTACAGCTGGGGATGATTGAGGTATTAAACCAAATAAGGCCGGTTTTATCATTTGCGTtttgctgatctgcggagggctgcggacttcctccgtgaagccccgccctcggccgcacctccgccactagctccgcctacttctgcatgtggcctgcATGCGGACTATGTACCTGTCTTTAACATTAGATACACAGGTCGtgccgctatatgcggatgcttccgcatttgtcgttttgacaatgcggcgaccagcgtaggaccctgcttgtagcaatttttttttctccgcatcatagttacatagttattaaggttgaaggaagactataagtccatctagttcaatccatagcctaacctaacatgccctaacatgttgatccagaggaaggcaacaaaaactcatgtggcaaagagtaagctccacattggggaaaaaaattccttcccgactccacatacggcaatcagactagttccctggatcaacactctatcaaggaatctagtgtatatatcctgtaacattatacttttccagaaaggtatccagtcccctattaaatttaagtaatgaatcactcattacaacatcatacggcagagagttccatagtctcactgctcttacagtaaagaatccgcgtctgttattatgcttaaaccttttttcctccaaacgcagaggatgcccccttgtccctgtttcaggtctatgattaaaaagatcatcagaaaggtctttgtactgtcccctcatatatttatacattaaaataagatcaccccttagtcttcgtttttccaaactaaatagccccaagtgtaataacctatcttggtactgcagaccccccagtcctctaataaccttggtcgctcttctctgcacccgctctagttcagctatgtctttcttatacaccggagaccagaactgtgcacagtattctaagtgtgatcgaactagtgacttgtatagaggtaaaattatgttctcctcatgagcatctatgccttttttaatgcatcccattattttatttgcctttgtagcagctgcctgacactggccactgaatattagtttgtcatccacccaaacacccaggtctttttcattgacggttttgcccagagttttagaattaagtacataattatacatcttattacttctacctaagtgcatgaccttgcatttatccccattaaagctcatttgccatttatcagcccaagcttctagtttacataaatcatcctgtaatataaaattgtcctcctctgtattgattaccctgcagagtttagtgtcatctgcaaatattgaaattctactctgaatgccccctacaaggtcattaataaataagttaaaaagaagagggcccaatactgacccctgtggtaccccactgctaaccattaataaccaccctttgtttcctatccctgagccagctctcaacccacttgcacatattttcccctatccccattattctcattttatgtatcaaccttttgtgtggcaccgtctcaaaagcttttgaaaagtccatatacactacatccactgggttcgatgggtccaatctggaacttacctcttcatagaaactaatcaaattagtctgacatgatcggtccctagtaaacccgtgctgatactgggtcatgaggttattcctcttcagatactccagtatagcatcccttagaattccctccaggattttacccacagtagaggataAGCTTACTGGCGCTGGCCTATAATttacgagttcagtttttgtcccctttttgaatattggcaccacatttgctatacgccagtcctgtggtacagaccctgttattatggagtctctaaagattaaaaataatggtctatcaatgactgtacttaattcctgcagtactcgagggtgtatcccatccgggcccggagatttgtcaattttagtgatttttagacgccgccgcacttcctgctgggttaagcaggtgacatttgcattcgcattgtgtaaggaaatgacaaagttagaggtaggtggaaggtccttaaagatgatttcagggaattaggctgcaagctggaagcaaggacctccaacgtggtattttctgaaatactgcctgtaccacgtgccacaccagaaaggcaacgggagattagggaggttaataagtggctcaagaattggtgtaggaaggatgggtttgggttcctgcagaactgggccgacttctcagttggctacaggttctacgctagggacgggctgcatctcagtggggagggtgcagctgtgttgggggacaaaatggctagaaggttggaggagtgtttaaactagggattgggggggagggtattcattttataggaggg
The Ranitomeya imitator isolate aRanImi1 chromosome 3, aRanImi1.pri, whole genome shotgun sequence genome window above contains:
- the BLTP3A gene encoding bridge-like lipid transfer protein family member 3A isoform X3 — encoded protein: MAAIIKKQILKHLSRFTKNLSPEQINLSTLRGEGQLTDLQLDEEALQNMLDLPTWLAITRVYCNRAAIRIQWTKLKTHPICLMFDKVEIEMKTCEDPRPPNGPSPIALAAGQSEYGFAEKVVEGMLLEVGCVIIKIESQTFHASLQLWQLQGYSVSPTWQQSDLRFTRLTHPQRGEVLTFKQVTWQTLRIEADASESCEDAPSTPLRLLTNGGKLNIALKRRTKDCVVLSSKLSFFLDELLWVLTDSQLQALLSYTKSLSEAVQKSMRQKKEMDMGQATSPTAPPHWSVSSPNSSSSSLGQYFEKFDVKETSYHLLISRLEIHVCDESQTRTTVSGGAIQMTFRRIMLDYYPSHKSGQSCAHWNRYSPAMSTCEQWTKDLAEERQAYEHFNISMLGKMPSPRNEKGTTAEPSLYFQSVLIRIDDMDFHQVSSSGQTPPKPPLLSCHHIPSAASAVHLQYIEYYCFPGECLPVPPPALYIQLHGLLLYLATQSILWLNVFMVDLSHHLQQIADVSYIVNEGAKDNRNVRLDGFNLKLGFPVTHSAYSPPDRPSSILAHLSSVTLTNTRQAPGSNLDLLQSIFRSFAAHEDFHCPPGPLHPVFFSHLYPSSDPPPAPLWTLHSPGLSIYFEGVISKHEILLHHMPFTALACLLLPELELHVMINVDDIIRLQLNHYHYLTLLRFQEQLQALLEGLKQTVNSQSDFLIQASSCYCVKICVGMQIPVVAISLLLPASISPVSPKQPVDSERSSLVGSELADGDISGEKDSDKRHLRNKRGIVDLFLGPELGEDPQEVLNVQKENASQLHQQNNKDLTKDSLPRNVLANDAMQTKELSIDLFLGKEFARDALLNTLDLTRETFSLGKERMQHFLSDTKHKNTDVLHNRTCSPLSRAQSLDTVSMDGLDMLSLDSETTENFILKLDEEMTLNGENVLTEQDDRSQSTEGPEPQQIFTVVLHKVSSVSCLFGNDVTVTVKALDISCAQKVEDFKG
- the BLTP3A gene encoding bridge-like lipid transfer protein family member 3A isoform X2 — encoded protein: MFDKVEIEMKTCEDPRPPNGPSPIALAAGQSEYGFAEKVVEGMLLEVGCVIIKIESQTFHASLQLWQLQGYSVSPTWQQSDLRFTRLTHPQRGEVLTFKQVTWQTLRIEADASESCEDAPSTPLRLLTNGGKLNIALKRRTKDCVVLSSKLSFFLDELLWVLTDSQLQALLSYTKSLSEAVQKSMRQKKEMDMGQATSPTAPPHWSVSSPNSSSSSLGQYFEKFDVKETSYHLLISRLEIHVCDESQTRTTVSGGAIQMTFRRIMLDYYPSHKSGQSCAHWNRYSPAMSTCEQWTKDLAEERQAYEHFNISMLGKMPSPRNEKGTTAEPSLYFQSVLIRIDDMDFHQVSSSGQTPPKPPLLSCHHIPSAASAVHLQYIEYYCFPGECLPVPPPALYIQLHGLLLYLATQSILWLNVFMVDLSHHLQQIADVSYIVNEGAKDNRNVRLDGFNLKLGFPVTHSAYSPPDRPSSILAHLSSVTLTNTRQAPGSNLDLLQSIFRSFAAHEDFHCPPGPLHPVFFSHLYPSSDPPPAPLWTLHSPGLSIYFEGVISKHEILLHHMPFTALACLLLPELELHVMINVDDIIRLQLNHYHYLTLLRFQEQLQALLEGLKQTVNSQSDFLIQASSCYCVKICVGMQIPVVAISLLLPASISPVSPKQPVDSERSSLVGSELADGDISGEKDSDKRHLRNKRGIVDLFLGPELGEDPQEVLNVQKENASQLHQQNNKDLTKDSLPRNVLANDAMQTKELSIDLFLGKEFARDALLNTLDLTRETFSLGKERMQHFLSDTKHKNTDVLHNRTCSPLSRAQSLDTVSMDGLDMLSLDSETTENFILKLDEEMTLNGENVLTEQDDRSQSTEGPEPQQIFTVVLHKVSSVSCLFGNDVTVTVKALDISCAQKVEDFKGLLASTPTKITSPPRMVVKFDLGPAAANLSPLAVHNGFLQLHIEDFSSEIPVSALTHIGPFLEDEQIPEILPMLIELTNSKIILRDDSPRIYPSPIAPEPVVFSLENLKVQRQEDGVFLLTGNESSNGISLPIGISSQKLPDSKKELQRELLAAYAKLEQQEKQEHRLLEEIRKYNPQFRL